ATTTTCTCGAGTACAGCCTCTACTTTTTGCTTGCGTTCGGCGGCACCCACGCCCAGATAAATTAAAGGCAGTTCTACGTTTTCGAACACCGTTAATTCATCAATCAGGTTAAAGCTCTGGAACACGAAGCCAATATTTTTCTTGCGTAAATCGGCCCGCTGGCGCTCCGAGAAAGTAGCAATTTCCTGGCCCAGAAACTGGAAGCTACCGCCATCGGGTTGGTCGAGCAAGCCCAGAATGTTTAACAAAGTGGATTTACCGCAACCCGACGGTCCCATGATGGCCACAAACTCCCCTTCGTTTATCACGAACGAGACTTTATTCAGGGCTTTCGTTTCAACTTCTTCGGTGCGGTACACCTTTTCGAGGTTCGAGATAGTAATCATTTCTTTCGTGATTATGCTGTTGATAGTCTTTTTTTAAATTTTTATGCTTTTCGCGTTAATCTTGCCAGATAACATTATAAATTTTCCAGGTACCGTTGTCCTTAGCCAGATGAAAGTAATCGGTACCCCAATGAGCCTTTACTTTTGCTACTGCTATTTTATCTTTAATTTCGAAAATAGTGATTTCCTGAGGAGCATCCGGAGCGAGCTTAACGGTTTTGTTCCACCTTGCCGATAATTTTACCATTTGGCGGAAAGTCATTTTAGTTTCCTGGTATTGACCTTCGCGTTTGTAGTAACCGCGTTTAGCCAGTTCGGGATGTACGCTGGCGTAAACTTTGGCGGTATCGGCATTATAAAAGCTATCAACGTAGTTCCGGATGGCCTGGCGTACTGCTTTTTCTTCGGATAGGTTCTGGGCTTGCACCCCGAAACTAAAAATCCAGATACCGATAAAAACCAGCAAGCTTTTCATGGCCTTTATTCTTTTTCTTCTTTAATCACCAGTTCGCCCATGTCTTCGTAGTTTTCGTAGCTCGAGGTAACTACTTTGTCGCCGGGGTTCAGGCCCGACACCACTTCGAAATACTCCGGATTCTGGCGACCCAACCGGATTTCGGTTTTGTAAGCTTTATCGCCGTTCTCGTCGAGTTTAAAGATCCAGTTGCCGCCGGTTTTCTGATAAAAGCCGCCGCGGGGTACCAGAACAGCCTGGGTTTGGTCGGATAAAGCTAAGCGCAGTTGCAACGATTGGCCGCGCCGGATGCCCTGAGGTACTTCGCCCACAAATTCCATATCTACCTGAAACTGGCCGTTGGCGCCTACCTGGCTGAATACTTTTTTAATCACTAATTCGTAATCTTTATCGGCGTAAGAAAAAGTAGCTTTTTGGTTGGTAAATACCCGGGTAATGTAATGCTGGTCGATGTTGGCGCGCACTTTAAAGCCATCCAGTACGTCGATCTGGCCCAGGCGCTGACCGCGGGTTTTTGATTCACCAATTTCGGCGTTAAGCGAAGTAATCTGGCCCTCTACGGGAGCTTTTACCAGCAAATCGTCCATTTTCTTGCGCATCAAAGCCAAATTGTTTTGCATCCGCTCCACCGATTCTTTCATCTGGCCTAATTGCTGGCTCATATTCAGGGAATCCTGCTTTAAGGTACGCAGGGTTAACTGGCGCTTCCGGACCTGGTAATCGTATTTGTATTTGGCTTGCAAAAATTCTTGTTGCGGTACTACTTTTTCTTCGTAGAGCTTTTTGTTCATCACGTATAAACGCTCGGCATCGCGCAGGTTGTAATCAATGTCGGCGAGTTGGTTGAGCTGCGTAATGCGGTTTTGCTGCATTAAGTTGCGGGTGGTGTTCATGTTGTTAATTAAATCGAACACGGCCGTTTCGCGGTTCATCATTTCGAGCTGCAAATCGGTATTGGCTAGTTGCACAATCGGCGTTCCTTCTTTTAATTTAGCGCCGTCTTCTACTAAAACTTTTTGTACGGTACCGCCTTCGCTGGCATCGAGGTAAATGGTTTTAATGGGGAGCACAATACCATCCAGGGGAATAAATTCCTGGAAATTGCCTTTGGTAACATTGCTAATGGTAATTTTATTGGTATCTACATTTAGTTTAGCTTTGCCACTGGTCGAAAAATAAGAAGCGCCCACCAGCACCACCACCAAGGCTCCCATGGCCAGGCTCACGATTCTTTTGGTAGTCCACTTCTTCTTTTTAATTAAAACGTCCATTGTTGTATTTCTTAATAATTAATTTCTTGCTTGTACCGGAACTAAAGAAATAAAAATGCCAAACATATAATCGTCTTTATTTCAGTATTTTACGCCATTATTTTACGTAAAATTTAAAAAATTTGTCCGGTTTTGATACACCTAAACCGGGCAAAGTGTCCGGTGATGTAACACGCCGCAATAGCGGGTATTTTCCCCTGAAATGCATAAAAGCATTTTACCCGACAACTGTAACTTTTAGTAAATATAAGCTTATCCGGGAATCTGGTAAACGGATTTTTAAACGGGCAGCCGGCTAATCTCTAGACCCGGAATAATCAGGAAGTAGCACCTATCAGGGAGGTGTGTTTGGTATCGCGCATGGTGAGGTATACCAGCAGCGAAATAAAAATACAAGCGGTAACGTACCAGTAAAAATACGTTTCGTGACCGGCGTTTTTAAAACGGAGCGCCACGTACTCCGCGGTTCCACCAAAAAGAGCTACCGTTATAGAATAAGGAAAGCCTACTCCCAAGGCCCGGATTTCGGTAGGAAACAATTCGGCTTTTACCACAGCGTTAATGGAGGTATACCCGCTCACAATGAGCAATGCCAACATAATCAGCCCGAAAGCCTGCCACTGGTTAGTTGTCTGGCTTAAAGCGGTAAGTAAAGGCACGGTGGCCAAAGTACCTAAAACGCCAAACCCAATGAGCAAAGGCTTGCGGCCGATGCGGTCGGAAAGCAAGCCAAAAAGTGGTTGCAGGGCCGCGTAAATCAGCAGCGACACAAACGTTACCTGGGTAGACTGGCTTTTGCTGAGGTGCACCGTGTTTACCAGAAACTTTTGCATGTAGGTGCTGTAGGTGTAAAAAGCAATGGTACCGCCCAAAGTTAAACCAACCACGGTGGCTACGGCGCGCGGGTGTTGCAGCAATTGTTTAATGGTGCCGCTTTTCTTTTTTACTGGGTTATCCTTTTCCTGGGTAAAAGCTACGGACTCCTGCATGTGGCTGCGCAAATACAAAGCCGTAAGAGACAAACCCGCCCCAATTACAAACGGAATGCGCCAGCCCCAGGCGTGCATCTGGTCTTCGGTTAAAAACAACTGCTGCATGAGTAACTGAATACCCAAAGCAATAAGTTGCCCGCCAATAAGTGTAACATATTGAAAGCTGGAATAAAAACCCCGCCGGTTAGCCGTGGCCATTTCGCTTAAATAGGTAGCCGAAGTACCGTATTCCCCGCCTACGCTTAAACCTTGCAGCAAACGGGCAAACAAAAGCAGAACTGCCGCCAGCACGCCAATAGACTGGTAAGAAGGCGTAACTGCAATGAGCAAAGACCCAAACGACATGAGCAACACCGAGAGCGTCATGGCAAACTTGCGCCCCACTCTATCGGCGAGGCGACCAAATAACCAACCCCCGATGGGCCGCATGAGAAAGCCCACCGCAAAAATACCGGCCGTGTTTAGAAGCTGCGCCGTCGCGCTGCTCTTCGGAAAAAATACCGGGGCAAAATAAATAGAAAAAGCCGAGTAGGCGTACCAATCGTACCACTCCACCAAATTCCCCATGGAGCCGCTAATAATGGCTTTTAAGCGGTTGGGTTGATCCGTGCTGGTTTTAATAGCTTCTGTAGATACTTTTGCTGAACTGCCTGGTACGGACATGTAATGCTTATTTGCTAGATGAAGAAAAGTGATGCCACTTCAATAAAACAAATTATCCTTATTTAGCAAAAGCTTTAACGGTTAACTTCCTTAATTTTTTTAAGATAAAATTTTTCGTTTAAAGCAGTTGACAATAGATTCTTTGTTAAAATACCTGACAAAAAATCTATTATCAACTGCTTCTCTCGTTATCGTTTATGTTTTGACCCATAGCCCTCGTTTGTGTCTTCACAAACGTTTTCGTACTATTTAATTCTTATCCATATAAACATCCTGCTCGTATTATTAGCGCCACAAACACTTTCCTTTTTCTACCGTTCTTAGACTATGGAACTGGGCTCCATTTACTTTTACACCGCGACCATCTTAAACTGGAAAAATCTGCTTAAACCAGATAAATACAAAGACATACTTGTAAACAGTTTAAAGTTTTTAGTAGCTGAAAAGAAAATCGTGGTTTACGGATTTGTTATAATGCCCAACCACCTTCATCTGATTTGGGAATTTACGCAACTTAACGGCAAAGAACTACCGCATGCCAGCTTTATGAAGTTTACCAGCCACCAAATACTCACGGACCTACAGCAATTTCATCCGGAAGTGCTGCCGTATTTTGCAGTAAATCTAAAAACCAGGAAGTACCAGTTCTGGCAACGCGATGCATTACCCGTTCACCTATACTCGCCTGCTGTTATTTTTCAAAAATTAGATTACATCCATAACAATCCGGTGCAAGGCAAATGGCTCTTAGCGCAATCTCCTTTAGAGTATAAGTATTCTTCCGCTACTTTTTATGAAACTGGTGTAAATGAATTTGGCTTTTTAACGCATATTGGGGAGCGGCTGTAAACTCGTTTGTGAAGACACAAACGAGGGCGTAATGGAACAGATTTATTTAGTTTTTATAATGGCTCTACAAAATAAATTATATGTTTTGGCAGAAAGTTTTCCATTCTTCTGTATCATTCTACCAGTATAGCTAAAGAAAGCTTCATTTTCCCAAATCAAAGTATCATTAAAGACTGTTTTCTCTATTATAAATCGTTCTCCTGAACTATAAATTACTTCCTCTCCTTTTTTAAAAGGGTTATTCTCTCTAATAAAGTTTGCTTTTAACTTTGTATATTGTCTAAATAGACATCTTTTTTCTTCAAAGTACTTATTGTCTGTAAAATAAGGCGGTATTATTATCGCATAACGTTTATCTAGAAAAAACTGTCTCTGCTCAATAGTTATTCTACCGCTTTTAGAGATTCTTTTGCCATAGTAGTAGATTAATAACTTTGTTTGTCTTTCCTCTAATGTATCCCTAATAGAAACACTAGTTATAAGATAAACATAGCCATAATTGCATTTAACTTTCTTACCAATAAAGTTAGCTTTATATTTCTCAATATATTTCCTTTTTAGATCTTCAAATGCTTTTTTAATTTGCTTTTTTTCTATCTCGTATCCCTGCAGTCACAAGGCAGAATCATCAATCGGCTTTTCTTTTTCCAATCCATCTTCATCTAATTCTACTATTAGATTCTCACCAATATATTCTTTTATCTCTTTAAAGTTTTCACTGTCCAGAACAAACCATTCTCTATTCTTTCTCTTACTTTGGAAAAGATTATGTAGTTCTCGTTCAAGCTTATTAGCATGAAAACATTTAAAAATCACTGTTATACTGATATCAAAGGGATTAGATGTACGGATACTGCTTATTCGGTTTAAAGGATTGATAGAAAACCCAATTTTATAAATATTAGTGTTTTCAATATTCAAAATATAAATACAACCAATTGTTGCTGATTTATCTACTACCTTCTCTATCTTTTTAAATGCTGTAATAGCAATACGTTCGTTATAATTTTTTAATGGCGCGTAATACTCATTTAGTGGAATAACGCCTATTTCCGGTATAAAAGAATGCCAACGATCAGATGAAATAATTCGGTTATCGGTTACCTTCAAATATTTCCATTCATCTCTTCCATAATAGTTTCTATCTACATCTTGTTCTGGTATATACTCCACTATATCACCGTTCTTAGGAATATATTTACGAATTTTTGTTCTATTAGTATTTACAAAGTTTTTATAATCTTCTTGTAATTGTTTCTCTTGCAACTTTATACTTTCTTTTCTATCAGAAAATTCTTGGAAATAGCTTTTAAAATCCATAATAAAAAAATTTAGATGCCCCAATTTTATCTTTAATATAAGAACTTTAGAATCATGATAAGAACTTTAGAATCATGTTTAAATTTTAAAAAGGTAAGATTAAGTTAATTCATAAATTAACAACTAATCCTATATCACTATGTCGTGCAGGTAGGTACCGTAACAGCCTCCTTACGCCAACGTTTGTGTCTTCACAAACGTTTTTCAACACCCATCAACTTAATCCTCCCCTACCTATACCAAAATCTTTCTAAAACATCAACCCCCTCTCCGGCTTTGCCTTCCAATTTTTCCACCGTAAATTTGAGGTCTAACCCGAAGCCTAGTGCCGCATGGAAGAATTAATTAGAAATTACCTTAAAATTGCCACTGAGCTGAGTATCAGCATCAAGCAAGTACAAGCAACCGTAGAATTGTTAGACGGAGGCGCTACCGTGCCTTTTATTTCCCGTTACCGCAAAGAAGTTACCGGCTCGCTGGACGAAGTGGCCGTGGCGGGCATCCGCGACCGCATGGAACAGCTCCGCGAACTGGATAAACGCCGCGAAGCCATTCTGAAATCGATCCGGGAGCAGCAAAAACTAACCCCCGAACTCGAAGAGCAGATTCACGCCGCCGAAACCATGGCGGTGCTCGAAGATATTTATCTGCCTTACAAGCCCAAACGCCGCACCAAAGCTACCATTGCCCGCGAGAAAGGGCTGGAACCGCTGGCGCAACGTTTATTTGAGCAGGAGAAATTTGACGTAACTGCCGAAGCCCATCAATACATTAGCGCGGAAAAAGAAGTAAAAGATACCGAAGAAGCTTTAGCCGGCGCCCGCGATATTATTGCCGAATGGATTAACGAAAACCCCGATGCCCGGGCTCGTATGCGGAATTTGTTCGAGAAGAAAGGCCTGTTCAAGAGCCGCGTGATGCTGGGCAAAGAAGAAGAAGGCCAGAAATACAAAGATTACTTTGAATGGGAAGAGCCCATTGATAAAGCGCCTTCGCACCGCGTGCTGGCCATGCGTCGCGGCGAAAACGAAATGATTTTGATGCTCAACGCCCAACCCGAAGAAGAAGAAGCGATTGAATTATTAGAAAATATGTTCGTGAAAGGCAATAACGAAGCCGCCCAGCAGGTAAAAATCGCGACCAAAGACGCCTACAAACGCATGCTGAAACTCTCAATGGAAACCGAAATCCGGATGCTATCGAAGAAGCGCGCCGACGAAGAAGCTATCCGGGTATTTGCCGACAATTTGCGCCAGTTGTTATTAGCTGCGCCGTTGGGGCAGAAAACCGTATTAGCCCTGGACCCCGGCTTCCGGACCGGTTGTAAACTGGTGGTACTGGATAAACAAGGCAAGTTACTGCACAACGAAAACGTGTATCCGCACACTGGCGCCCGGCAAGCGCAGGAAGCCGCCAGTACCGTTAAATATTTAGCCTCGAAGTACGAAGTAGA
The sequence above is a segment of the Adhaeribacter swui genome. Coding sequences within it:
- a CDS encoding MFS transporter — encoded protein: MSVPGSSAKVSTEAIKTSTDQPNRLKAIISGSMGNLVEWYDWYAYSAFSIYFAPVFFPKSSATAQLLNTAGIFAVGFLMRPIGGWLFGRLADRVGRKFAMTLSVLLMSFGSLLIAVTPSYQSIGVLAAVLLLFARLLQGLSVGGEYGTSATYLSEMATANRRGFYSSFQYVTLIGGQLIALGIQLLMQQLFLTEDQMHAWGWRIPFVIGAGLSLTALYLRSHMQESVAFTQEKDNPVKKKSGTIKQLLQHPRAVATVVGLTLGGTIAFYTYSTYMQKFLVNTVHLSKSQSTQVTFVSLLIYAALQPLFGLLSDRIGRKPLLIGFGVLGTLATVPLLTALSQTTNQWQAFGLIMLALLIVSGYTSINAVVKAELFPTEIRALGVGFPYSITVALFGGTAEYVALRFKNAGHETYFYWYVTACIFISLLVYLTMRDTKHTSLIGATS
- a CDS encoding GIY-YIG nuclease family protein, whose protein sequence is MDFKSYFQEFSDRKESIKLQEKQLQEDYKNFVNTNRTKIRKYIPKNGDIVEYIPEQDVDRNYYGRDEWKYLKVTDNRIISSDRWHSFIPEIGVIPLNEYYAPLKNYNERIAITAFKKIEKVVDKSATIGCIYILNIENTNIYKIGFSINPLNRISSIRTSNPFDISITVIFKCFHANKLERELHNLFQSKRKNREWFVLDSENFKEIKEYIGENLIVELDEDGLEKEKPIDDSAL
- a CDS encoding transposase, whose amino-acid sequence is MELGSIYFYTATILNWKNLLKPDKYKDILVNSLKFLVAEKKIVVYGFVIMPNHLHLIWEFTQLNGKELPHASFMKFTSHQILTDLQQFHPEVLPYFAVNLKTRKYQFWQRDALPVHLYSPAVIFQKLDYIHNNPVQGKWLLAQSPLEYKYSSATFYETGVNEFGFLTHIGERL
- a CDS encoding ABC transporter ATP-binding protein produces the protein MITISNLEKVYRTEEVETKALNKVSFVINEGEFVAIMGPSGCGKSTLLNILGLLDQPDGGSFQFLGQEIATFSERQRADLRKKNIGFVFQSFNLIDELTVFENVELPLIYLGVGAAERKQKVEAVLEKMQIMHRRNHFPQQLSGGQQQRVAVARAVIQKPRLILADEPTGNLDSSNGNEVMELLTDLNENGTTVIMVTHSEHDARYAHRILRLLDGEVVLENIKEQFSGV
- a CDS encoding efflux RND transporter periplasmic adaptor subunit; translated protein: MDVLIKKKKWTTKRIVSLAMGALVVVLVGASYFSTSGKAKLNVDTNKITISNVTKGNFQEFIPLDGIVLPIKTIYLDASEGGTVQKVLVEDGAKLKEGTPIVQLANTDLQLEMMNRETAVFDLINNMNTTRNLMQQNRITQLNQLADIDYNLRDAERLYVMNKKLYEEKVVPQQEFLQAKYKYDYQVRKRQLTLRTLKQDSLNMSQQLGQMKESVERMQNNLALMRKKMDDLLVKAPVEGQITSLNAEIGESKTRGQRLGQIDVLDGFKVRANIDQHYITRVFTNQKATFSYADKDYELVIKKVFSQVGANGQFQVDMEFVGEVPQGIRRGQSLQLRLALSDQTQAVLVPRGGFYQKTGGNWIFKLDENGDKAYKTEIRLGRQNPEYFEVVSGLNPGDKVVTSSYENYEDMGELVIKEEKE
- a CDS encoding nuclear transport factor 2 family protein — its product is MKSLLVFIGIWIFSFGVQAQNLSEEKAVRQAIRNYVDSFYNADTAKVYASVHPELAKRGYYKREGQYQETKMTFRQMVKLSARWNKTVKLAPDAPQEITIFEIKDKIAVAKVKAHWGTDYFHLAKDNGTWKIYNVIWQD